From the Musa acuminata AAA Group cultivar baxijiao chromosome BXJ3-1, Cavendish_Baxijiao_AAA, whole genome shotgun sequence genome, the window GTTCTTGTGCACCCAATGGAGGAGGGGATAACTATGGTGAGGCCGAGAACCAAGTGTTTATAAGCCCTGAAGTACTTCTTCAGGTGTATGATGAGGATGCCAGCAATTGTGGATTTAAAGGTGCTCTTGGATATGGCTCGGATGTGTGGTCATTGGCCTGCATCTTAGTCATACTTGTTACTGGTGATGAGTTGCCTGCAACACAGGTACTCAACGGTTGGTTTTGTGTCTTTGATAAAGGGAAACACGAGAATTTTGTTGAATCATATGATGCATGGAAGGTTATAGTGGTCTCTAAGTTGGAAATGTTTTTGCTGGGCACTCAATTTGAACCGTTGCTTCATATTCTCACGTCATGTTTGAGTTATGAGGTGCAAAACCGGCCTCAAGTATATGATATTTGGCACTGCATTCAGCGTCCTTTTGTAGAAAATTTTCTTTATGATCTTCATCCTTGGGATGGACTTGTAGCAAAAGATACTTTCTTATGCTGCTTAGTTCTTGGGAATTTGTTTTCCTTACATAAAAATTCCCCAAATGTTTCCCCAAGGGAAGTGAACTCAAGTGTTTCTAAGAATGTTTCAGATGTTGCAATGATAGGGAGAAATGTTTCCGATGGGGAGCATTTGCAGCAGGAGAAAATTGATGGAGACTTTGTCAAAGGGCTGTATGGAGGTCACTTGAAATCTGTGTCTCTTCAGGGCCACAAGGATTGTGTAACTGGGTTGGCTATTGGAGGTACAAACAAAATTTTCTACTGTTAAAAGTTCGATATTGTACTGGTTTtatgtttgttttcttttgttaCACCATATGCTTCTTACTCAGTATATATAATGTACCCTCTTCTTGTTATAAACTCTATTTTTCTGCTTGAGATTTGAGGTAATCTTTTTCTAGTCATGTTTTGCTAGTTTTCTATGATACTGAAGTTTAAAATTTATCTAATACATATCTTCCTTTTGAAGGGGGCTTTCTGTTTAGTTCTTCATTTGACAAGACAATCAATGTGTGGTCCTTGCAGGTAACTCCTTGCATGGCACATTTTCTACAGGCTGCTCAACCTATGATAGCATTATTGTATATTTACGTGATAGTCAATTGTTATCTGATAGAAATGCTTTATTCCTTTATTGGAAACCACGATTAGCTTCTCTATAATCTGTGCTAAATTCTTGTTGTTGTTCCTCTGATGCAATTATTAGTTGACAAATAACAGCATAATCATTCCACTGTAGAATGAGTTTAAAATGAATGCTGATCCTAATGCTAAACTTTCTCTCCTCTTCTATATTTTTCTGATTTTTTCATTGAATTTTAGATGCTTAGGAAATATACTTTGTTTCATCAGATCTAGGTTTTCAGTCAGATATCTCACAAAAATATGTTTTGGTTAGGATTTATTGCCAGGTTTAAGGATTGACATCAGGCTGATAGTCAATTGCGGAATTTATTATCTTAGAAGAAACCTTCTTGATCTCCATAGTTCTTAGAACTGACCCtatgatgatttttttgatatGAAAAATAGTTGGAAGCAACTTTGAATTTGAAAATCCGTTAGTTTGCTCCTTGTCTAGAAAAGAAATAGTGAAATTGTTCTCGATAAAGCGGAAGAAAGCATGCTAATTTGCTTATTCTTTTTACcttttctattttttatattaataaacaATATGGAAGCACATTGTAGACCTTAGTTCAGACTAAGGAAACATAATTTAAAGCACTAACTAAAGGAATTGCGTTTCATTGAGTCCTTGTACCATTCTGAATTTATTGTTGGCTTTGAACTTTTAAAGACCCACAAGGATTTTAAATATGAGGCAAAAAAGTTAAATTGTCTTCTTATTGGAAGGGTCACTGAGTTATGATAAATGAGTATATGTAGCTTGTATGAACGAAAAAAGTTTCCTCAAGGGAACGAGTGAATATTTAGGTAATTTAGGACCTTTGATGAATTAAAAGAGCTCATTCTTGATTCTGGTAGGATCTGGATGCTTAGAATCATGAAGAGATGTaggtaaataattaaaatatgttaatgtgttaataaataaatatatgcctAATTGAAAATCCAGCACAAATTTGTTAAGGTTTGACATTAAAGATGAGGAGAGGAACATCAAAGTTTGTGTGAATATAGTGTGTTTCCTAGatttaaggaaaaaaataaagaatttcaATCTCACCCATGCTATATAGATCGATCAGTTGAGCATTTAGGAAATATGTATAAATAGTTATTATAGTTGAGATGAATTTTTGTGGTTACTAAAAAatatagtaaaaaatatttttcttttaagaaCAATTAATTGTAGTTATGGACCTTTTGGTAGGGGATAAAAGAAGGAAATTTTTTAATATGGTATGAAAGCTACAAAAGACATATTGATGCCCTCATTAGACGATGGAGTCAATTAGGGTTAGTGGTGCAAGGGGAGAGAGGAAGATCTAAGATAACCTTTTTAGAAATAATAAAAGAGACTGCTCTTATTTTAACTAGCAATGTcctttataaagctcaattgcagGAACACATCAATGTAGCTTACCccaatagttgggacattataaCGTGTTCTTCTTAATACCATGATTATATACTTGATTTTCTGGGATCCTGGATAATCCAGGTACAGATATCAGGGAATACGAGCTCAAGTATACATGTTATAAATGGAATATTTCTCTACAAATATTTGTTATATATTCAAATGTAACATGTTAAATCTTAACATCATATTATCTATTTCCCCATTCTTGGTTTTAGGTCTATTTTCCAAGTCTTACATGTCTTTCAACAATATGTTTTTCAACTTATTGACATATATATAGTATGGACATCATATGCATTGTTTGTTTCTTGTTCAATCAATTAATAACTCTGATGCTGAAGAAAATGGACACCCTTGTAATTCTTCTCTCCTTTATCTGTTATACTTTGTTGGTATTGTCAATTTTCCTTAAGGAGAATATGTTATCAATCttctttatttaaaattttttgtttgtGTCATGTAGGACTTTTCTCATTTTCAATCTTTAAAAGGCCACGAACACAGAGTGACGGCTTTACTTGTTTCGGATGATGGAAACAAGCCATTTTGCATAAGTGGTGACAGTGGAAGTGGTATTTTCCTTTGGAGCATTGGTCCATCTCTCGGTCAAGAGCCATGGAAGAAATGGTATGAGCATAATGATTGGCGTTATAGTGGCATTCACTGTTTGGCTGTTTCAGGAACAGGATACCTCTATAGTGGTAGTGGAGACAAGTCTATAAAAGCTTGGTCCATGCAGGTTTTATGCTTAGATCTACATTCTGATAAAGTTAATGTTAATCTTCATTTAGAACTTTagttatcttcatcttcttccaaaaAGCAACCTTTTGCATGTTAGATGTGTACCACTATAATTGGAAAGTAACCTTTGTATCTTACCCCTCTTCTTTCCAGGATTACTCCCTTTCATTCACCATGGTTGGCCATAAATCAACGGTATCTTCTTTGGCAGTTGCTAATGGTTTTCTTTATAGTGGAAGTTGGGATGGTACCATCAGATTATGGTGGCTCCATGACCACAGCCCCCTGGCAGTTTTAGGGGATGAGGCACCAGGAAATTCAACCCCTATTTTATCGCTTTCAGTCAAGAGCAATTTGCTTATTTCATCCCATGAAAATGGAGTTCTAAAGGTCAGTGCTGCTTACGTGTTCATTTAATTTTCCATTTCcttttagtgaaaaattgatactaTAATTTGGAACTTCTACTGTTGTAGTATATTCTAATAAAGTTGAACAGTGAATACTGTGATGTAGCCAAAACTCTGCCTTCGTATAACTGTAACAATTGGAAAATTATTATTACTTCACGTGATGATTTCTGCTGTGACTCCAATTGACTCTTGGAAAATCGACTATTTCACTTGTTATGGGAGTTCATGATACATTTACACCTATATTATCATTTCCTAAACAAACAAAAAAGATTACTTCTGAAATGAATAGATTGTGGATTTCCATGTGCTAAGCACAATCATTTGCAGTGGGCTGTCCTGCATTTGTTGTCAACTCTCCTAGTTCAGATCTTAAGATTAAAATGGTTCACAAGACATCATTTTTGCTGTTTCATTTTTCAATTTCATGAATCTGCATGCTAAAAATTTATGTCCTTATGGCATGTATGAGAAATCTGAGGAGAAATAGTGTGCTTGAAGAACAACAGACTTCCAACTCAAGCAAAAAGACAAACAAATCTGTTTAGCTATAAAGTTTGAGGTGGTTCACACAATTTACAATGAACACAATTAGAAAATAAGCCTGCCTCATGTTGGTTGTTAGGATTTTGCAGTTAGTTTGTAGATAGACAGTGGACAATGACagttttgtttaatttttttcttgagtTGGAAGTCTGTTGTTCTTCAAGTACACTATTGCTTTTCAGATTTCTCATACATGTCATAAGGACACAAATTTTTAGCATGCAGGTTCATGAAATTGACAAATGGAACTGCAAAAATGATGTATTGTGAACCATTTTAATTTTAAGATCAGAACTAGTAGAACTTTTATGTTTCCTTTATGTGCTTTGTCATCACATTGTCATATGGCCATACCATTTTGGTCATTCTTCCTTATCGTCTGTGTGAAGGTAAATGAAAAGATTGTGTTGACTCATGAGGTATTTAGTTCTCATGAAAGTTTTGCTTGTTTTTTATTCATCTTGTACTTCTTAGGAGTTACTGATATTTTCTCTGCTCCTTATTGGAAACTGGACTGCTGCTCTTTAACATTGTCCACCATAGAATTATGCTTTTTGTCCATGCACTTGCATGCCTGTCTTTGTGCTTATTTATAG encodes:
- the LOC135629639 gene encoding uncharacterized protein LOC135629639 isoform X4, with the protein product MESPECPVCLEPYDERSTVPRVLACGHSVCEQCIAALPTPLSALPDAVRCPACNQVVPFPRSLGYDALPKNIDLLRLISSSSSHPLFPSSASDAKSKPSSALQFSPLSGDQRLLYSTWKYTILPPDAISPVPAEGTTAELLVATMSSPLGGPWFSSTNQLVSLLPIVTASSSSKEPGWFRLSYTASVVEAMHELGDRVRDELRFLAEATWKERRGLCRVYGFWMNPEKERSNLYLVSESFDRTLSDVLKKKRKLILSGGSVENFLAFGKTSLDLCEAVMGLHSQGIICGCLMPSCICFDESGHCLIDLNKVLLTGRQIWQAVSSCAPNGGGDNYGEAENQVFISPEVLLQVYDEDASNCGFKGALGYGSDVWSLACILVILVTGDELPATQVLNGWFCVFDKGKHENFVESYDAWKVIVVSKLEMFLLGTQFEPLLHILTSCLSYEVQNRPQVYDIWHCIQRPFVENFLYDLHPWDGLVAKDTFLCCLVLGNLFSLHKNSPNVSPREVNSSVSKNVSDVAMIGRNVSDGEHLQQEKIDGDFVKGLYGGHLKSVSLQGHKDCVTGLAIGGGFLFSSSFDKTINVWSLQDFSHFQSLKGHEHRVTALLVSDDGNKPFCISGDSGSGIFLWSIGPSLGQEPWKKWYEHNDWRYSGIHCLAVSGTGYLYSGSGDKSIKAWSMQVLCLDLHSDKDYSLSFTMVGHKSTVSSLAVANGFLYSGSWDGTIRLWWLHDHSPLAVLGDEAPGNSTPILSLSVKSNLLISSHENGVLK
- the LOC135629639 gene encoding uncharacterized protein LOC135629639 isoform X3; this translates as MESPECPVCLEPYDERSTVPRVLACGHSVCEQCIAALPTPLSALPDAVRCPACNQVVPFPRSLGYDALPKNIDLLRLISSSSSHPLFPSSASDAKSKPSSALQFSPLSGDQRLLYSTWKYTILPPDAISPVPAEGTTAELLVATMSSPLGGPWFSSTNQLVSLLPIVTASSSSKEPGWFRLSYTASVVEAMHELGDRVRDELRFLAEATWKERRGLCRVYGFWMNPEKERSNLYLVSESFDRTLSDVLKKKRKLILSGGSVENFLAFGKTSLDLCEAVMGLHSQGIICGCLMPSCICFDESGHCLIDLNKVLLTGRQIWQAVSSCAPNGGGDNYGEAENQVFISPEVLLQVYDEDASNCGFKGALGYGSDVWSLACILVILVTGDELPATQVLNGWFCVFDKGKHENFVESYDAWKVIVVSKLEMFLLGTQFEPLLHILTSCLSYEVQNRPQVYDIWHCIQRPFVENFLYDLHPWDGLVAKDTFLCCLVLGNLFSLHKNSPNVSPREVNSSVSKNVSDVAMIGRNVSDGEHLQQEKIDGDFVKGLYGGHLKSVSLQGHKDCVTGLAIGGGFLFSSSFDKTINVWSLQDFSHFQSLKGHEHRVTALLVSDDGNKPFCISGDSGSGIFLWSIGPSLGQEPWKKWYEHNDWRYSGIHCLAVSGTGYLYSGSGDKSIKAWSMQVLCLDLHSDKDYSLSFTMVGHKSTVSSLAVANGFLYSGSWDGTIRLWWLHDHSPLAVLGDEAPGNSTPILSLSVKSNLLISSHENGVLKVWSNDVLVKSEQIQDGAIFALYIDRGSIFAGGWDKTIHIQELSENELDADIGTIASINCDSVITSLLYWHGRLFAGFSNKEIKVYYNPI
- the LOC135629639 gene encoding uncharacterized protein LOC135629639 isoform X1: MESPECPVCLEPYDERSTVPRVLACGHSVCEQCIAALPTPLSALPDAVRCPACNQVVPFPRSLGYDALPKNIDLLRLISSSSSHPLFPSSASDAKSKPSSALQFSPLSGDQRLLYSTWKYTILPPDAISPVPAEGTTAELLVATMSSPLGGPWFSSTNQLVSLLPIVTASSSSKEPGWFRLSYTASVVEAMHELGDRVRDELRFLAEATWKERRGLCRVYGFWMNPEKERSNLYLVSESFDRTLSDVLKKKRKLILSGGSVENFLAFGKTSLDLCEAVMGLHSQGIICGCLMPSCICFDESGHCLIDLNKVLLTGRQIWQAVSSCAPNGGGDNYGEAENQVFISPEVLLQVYDEDASNCGFKGALGYGSDVWSLACILVILVTGDELPATQVLNGWFCVFDKGKHENFVESYDAWKVIVVSKLEMFLLGTQFEPLLHILTSCLSYEVQNRPQVYDIWHCIQRPFVENFLYDLHPWDGLVAKDTFLCCLVLGNLFSLHKNSPNVSPREVNSSVSKNVSDVAMIGRNVSDGEHLQQEKIDGDFVKGLYGGHLKSVSLQGHKDCVTGLAIGGGFLFSSSFDKTINVWSLQDFSHFQSLKGHEHRVTALLVSDDGNKPFCISGDSGSGIFLWSIGPSLGQEPWKKWYEHNDWRYSGIHCLAVSGTGYLYSGSGDKSIKAWSMQVLCLDLHSDKDYSLSFTMVGHKSTVSSLAVANGFLYSGSWDGTIRLWWLHDHSPLAVLGDEAPGNSTPILSLSVKSNLLISSHENGVLKVWSNDVLVKSEQIQDGAIFALYIDRGSIFAGGWDKTIHIQELSENELDADIGTIASINCDSVITSLLYWHGRLFAGFSNKEIKNAVAFTGYEGDPAWDGMTKLKEGHQEHQVYARNAN